Proteins from one Pirellulales bacterium genomic window:
- a CDS encoding IS5/IS1182 family transposase — protein RTHSWLNRARRLLIRWEKKAANYLGLLHFQFAIVALRAAKVLG, from the coding sequence CGCACGCACTCCTGGCTCAACCGCGCACGGCGCTTGTTGATCCGCTGGGAAAAGAAAGCCGCGAATTATCTGGGCCTGCTCCATTTTCAATTCGCTATCGTCGCCTTGAGAGCCGCCAAGGTTCTCGGATAG